The region TATGTAAAATACAATGCAATTTTTATagaagtcaaaggtttttgttctagaaaatgaaatatttttttcatttcaaTGAAAATTTTTCAGTGAAATATAATAATTCTTTCAGCACTAATATTTTGGAAACAATCTCAAAATATATCGCCAGAATTGGGAAATGATTgcttaaagggcagcccaatcctaacctgcactggcgcaGCTGGGCCACATCACCTGCACTGTATGCAGGGCAGGTTAGAAGTCTGaaggtctacttggggtaagaggCCATTTGTCCCCTTACACTGAGTAAAGCCACAGCTTGCCCATAGGGGCTtcttggaactgtgccagtgatattgccggtgcaaatccaggaagccccatgAAATGCTAGCAGGCCTGGgaaggttaggatacagcagaggccgcCTCCTCCTTGGCTGACCCTGCACCTCCCTGGTCTGTCCCACGCAttatgccctcccccaccctgttataCCCCTCCCCCCTGGAACTCCCTCCTGTCACCTTTTCCCAGTCCCTGCACCGCTCAGCACTTTACCTACCTCCGCTGGCAGATAGGGGCTCAGATTCAGTGCTGGTGAGCCAATGTAGGCCTTCTAGTTGGCAATACTGGTTCACAAATAGCCGCATACATGCATTACAAAACGTTTGCTACACTCTAGGCTGGCACAGTGGCCGCTGCACCAGCTGAGCcaatgcttaggattgcgctgtgagtttCACCAATTTTGGAACATGCTTTCATAAGGGACCAGTCCAGTTAATATTTAGTTACAAGTCTACTTATGTGATTAACACCATAGCCAATTAATAGAATCACTCAGTGTTTCCGTCTCTTCTGCAACATACAACAAATTTGCTTTATTTCTATTTTAACAGGTTCTCCATCGACTCAGCTGTATGGCCATGAAGAATCAAGTGTTTTTAGTAGCCAATATAGGAACCAAGCAGCCCTGCAAGCACAGTGATCCTCACTGTCCACCAGATGGGAGATACCAATTTAATACTAATGTTGTATTCAATGACAGTGGTACTCTCATAGCTAGATACCGAAAGCAAAACCTTTATTTTGAATATGCCTTTGATACTCCACCAGAGATAGATCACACAATGTTTGACACACCTTTCGCAGGCAAATTTGGAATCTTCACTTGCTTTGATATCCTGTTCTACGAACCTGTTGTGAAACTTGTCAAGCAATACAGTGTGAAGCAGCTAGCATACCCTACAGCATGGATGAACCAACTCCCTCTCCTGTCAGCTGTAGAATTTCAACAAGCTTTCGCAGCTGCTTTTAACATCAATCTTTTGGCAGCAAATATTCATCACCCAAACCTAGGTATGACAGGAAGTGGTATATACACACCATCCAAATCTTTCATTCATTATGATATGGAAAGTATTAGAGGGAAGCTCATAGTGGCAAAAATCCCTGTTATTACACCAGAGCATAAAAGCGTTGGGGAGAACAACGATAAAGATGTGCAGAACAGTCTTTCGAGTTTCTATGTGGAGAGCTCGATTTGTCATAAGAAGGATCAAGATGCCCATTGTGGGGTAACAGGGAAAGCAACCCATGAAGCTCTCCCCATTTTTTACAGAGAGATGATGTATGATAATTTCACTTTAACACCTATAGCAGAAGCTGAAGGCAATATCCATGTCTGTTCCAATACACTTTGCTGTTACCTGAGTTACCAGAGATTTGGTTTATTTAATGAACTGTACGTTTTGGGAGTTTTTGATGGCCTACACACAGTGCATGGAACATACTATGTACAAGCTTGTGTCGTAGTGAAGTGTGGTGGTCTTAACTATACTACCTGTGGAGAAGAAGTCACAGAAGCCACCGGACTGATAGATTTTCAGATACAAGGGAATTTCAGCActgcttttgtttttcctttgttgcTACGCTCTGGTGTCACTCTAGACTTTGCTGATCATCTGGGCTGGAGAAAAAACTACTATATTATGCGGAAAAAGGGAGGATCTTCTGGCCTAATCACAGCTGGCTTATATGGACGATGGTATGAGAAGGACTAAACCAGTGTTTGGGTGCAACCAGTATTGACATACAAAAATGATTAATCCAGGAACTAAATAAAAGGGACTATTTTTCAATGGCATGGATTACTCAGGAGGACTAGTGTTTTAATAGAATATGCCTGAAAAATAGCTTTGGATTAGATCATTTCATCATAGTGTTTTATCACTTCAGGTCCACAAGTTTTGATTGGTCTTAAAGGGGAGGGGTCTTGTATCTGACATAACACTGAACTTGAGAAGAAAGTGCTTCTGCCATCTAAATTCAGAATGTTTCCTGGTGCCATTACCCAATGCTAAAATCAGAAGGGAAGAGATTCATGCATGTTGCATTGGCTTGGGAGACACTCAAATTACAACTCCACAAAGAAGATCTGCTATCCTCCTCCTGAGTTTGGAGCTGGGGAAGAAGTTCTGCTGCAGCTTCTTCCTCCTTACCATCACTACAGCAgctgcctttctctttttctgctcTTTGCAGCAACAGCTGGGGTCATGTACATGAACTGATTTCACCTCCCACTCAACCACCTCTTGCCAATGTTCAGTGCCTACCCCCACCTGGATTAGATTGGgttagaaaagggaaagaggtggtGATAAGTAGGAGCTGCTACAACTCAAGGAAACCCTAGTAGCTCAGGGTTACTGATCCCTTGTTTAGAAGAATGGGATGTCCTAAGCCACTGCCCATCCCTTGCAAAATCATGTCCTTTCCGACTCATTTATAGAGCAATAAATAAGAGAAATATCAAGAGCTACAAGAAGCAAGGGGAGTTGTAACCTTGAGTGCAAAATCAGCATTGTTACCGGTATTTGCTTGTTCTATGTTCTTCCACCTAAAAGAAAAATCTGAAAGGCTTGAGAAAGACAATTAGTGTCGCATGCAATATGGATTTGATTTTTCAGtcaaatgcaaacaaaaaaaggaacattgttttCCTTAAttcagagctccaaaacatggcAGCCTTATTCACCAAAATACTAGAAATGTCACCTTCAAGaagcaaaataaaagttaaacatgaagaaaagacaacatggataacattaaaaaaaaccactacagtcagttcttgttatccactagggctAGGTTCCTGGAACCCCtagcagatagcaaatttgctgTTAAAcaattgatcctatgggatcaaggTACAAGGGGGTatctgccatcagaagaatccagtggAGATCCCCAGGAAGCCAACAGAATGAAGCAGGAAGTGCAAAAatatctgaatgctgcagagaccttttGAATAGCTCctgcaaccagcacagacccctttgaaATGACTGGTagaagcttctgctggccatttgaaaggggtctgcactggtcataggcaccattttgaagatccctgcagcctctggaaggtctctgcatagcaaataacaagagagGTGTGGGTAACATGAGAAGGTTGCAATTCTGCCtctcatggataagtgaatttgtagatagcaaattcacatttaaagagaactgactgtatacaACTAGTTCACAATCACCATGTTACCAATCTGTTGAAATTAACAGGCATCTTGGATAATTCCAAAGAGCATAAAAAATATTAACATAGAAAAGCAGGGCTTCCTAGGCTCTTCAACTGTCCAATAGTAGTACAGCATACATTTCTTCCATTAGTTATATCAGCCAGCCATGGGCCAAAAATACAATGATCATAAGGTCTTCAATGTTTAACTTTAAGCTccggacagcacaatcctaagtgttgGCTCCACCAGCACAGTGGCCACTGTGCTGGCCTAGTGCCGCAAATGTGACGTAAAACAATTGTGACAATTTGGGagccagcagtgccagtgggaaggcatgTGCTCGATCCAGACCCCTGGCTGCCAGCAGAGGTAAGAAAAGTGCTGAGTGGTggaggggttgggggagggtggacgggaggtgggagggcagatagggggtggatcaggcccaggaagagggtgggatcagtggaggaggcctctgtcatatCCAATCCTCCCTCTTGGACCTGAATGCCCTATATGGGActgcttggatttatgccagcaatttagctggtgcagatccaagtagaacccactgggcaggctggagtgttGGGGTAAAGGAGACCCCAAGtaaccccaaggagatctccagcctgctcctttcctgcactggatacagcatggtcatgtggcctggccgcaccagtgcaggttaggattaggctgtgaatcaCTGGTCTCTAAGAGAACAAAAAAAACCTTTGTAGAACAGAATATATAGATCTGAGGTATTCAATAAAAGTAGCCCTTTAAAGAATGAACAATCATCCCATTTTGATACACAAGTTATTCATTAAATACAACTCTCACATCTGGGTTTTATTATACTCTGTAAAATATACACAGGAATCTTGATGTACTGAAAGAGTGCAGGTAAATACAGTATTCAAGCAGTTGCTATTTCTATGTACATGCTCATTAATTCTTCAAAAACTCACAAAATTATCAAATAGATCAAAATACTGTCCTGTGTTTTCACACTTTTATGTTCAGAAAACAAGCTGATAATTTACAATGGCATTAAAGTTTCCAGTTTCACAATACAAAAAGGATAAAAGAAGGTTGTCAGTTTGTAGccatttattcatattttacCTCAACATGCAAGAAGATGTTCTTGCATGTACATAAGCAAGTTTAATTATAACGGTTTCAATTAAAGCAGAACCAAATAAAGTAAATACCTCTATATAAACAAACTTCAGCTTAgttttgagaaaaaaaatttccattcttcaatatttttccttttttttattacAGTAGCCTATTATAAATTAGATAAACTTAGGGAAACTTTTAATTATAGCAGAAGGACCTGTATCTTTTGAAAAATGCGAAGTGAATCACTTTGTATATGTTCCCAAATATCCGACACTGTA is a window of Tiliqua scincoides isolate rTilSci1 chromosome 5, rTilSci1.hap2, whole genome shotgun sequence DNA encoding:
- the BTD gene encoding biotinidase, with product MRVLRFLADITLGCSYILFCSQGLAVDVGKDRHFIAAVYEHHVILNPNPTTITSRQSALQLMNRNLDIYEEQTIAAVKQKAQIIVFPEDGIQGFNFTRTSIYPYLNFIPNPDAVKWNPCKEANVYNDTEVLHRLSCMAMKNQVFLVANIGTKQPCKHSDPHCPPDGRYQFNTNVVFNDSGTLIARYRKQNLYFEYAFDTPPEIDHTMFDTPFAGKFGIFTCFDILFYEPVVKLVKQYSVKQLAYPTAWMNQLPLLSAVEFQQAFAAAFNINLLAANIHHPNLGMTGSGIYTPSKSFIHYDMESIRGKLIVAKIPVITPEHKSVGENNDKDVQNSLSSFYVESSICHKKDQDAHCGVTGKATHEALPIFYREMMYDNFTLTPIAEAEGNIHVCSNTLCCYLSYQRFGLFNELYVLGVFDGLHTVHGTYYVQACVVVKCGGLNYTTCGEEVTEATGLIDFQIQGNFSTAFVFPLLLRSGVTLDFADHLGWRKNYYIMRKKGGSSGLITAGLYGRWYEKD